GAGGTCTTCAGCACCAAGACCCAAGCCGAGACCCGGCTGCTCGCCGCCCTGCCGGCGCCGGTCCGCAGCGGTCTCAACGATGACCTGCGGCGTCTGCTGCTGAAGTGGGGAGAGCCGCGGTAGCGCCGCGCGAGCCGGTCATTTTCGCGGTCGGCAGGTCTGTGAAGGGGCCCTTCACGGACTCAGAGTCCGTGAAGGGCCCCTTCACAGCCGTTGCGTGGGTGGGGGCTCACGTCGGTGGCTCGGCGCTGGTGTCCTGGAAGCCGGTGGCCAGTGTGCGGAGTGCGGCGTCGAGGTAGACGGTGAGGTCGGCGTCGGCGCGGGCGGACCAGCGTTCGTAGGCGGCGCGGCAGACCGCGAGTACCGAACGGCCCACCGCGAGCGCGTACAGGGAGTCCGCGGGCCGGCCGGTGCGCCGGGCGACGTAGGTGCTCACCGCCCGTTCCCACGCGTCGTAGTGCACGGCGGCGCTGGCGCCGAGTTCGGCGACCGTGCTGATCAGGTTCATCCGCATGCGCAGCTCGGGGACGTCCTCGGCGCGGTAGTGGTTCGCCGCCAGCACGGCCTCGCGTACGGCGTCGAGCAGGGGCAGCTTGTCGGAGGTGTCCGCGAGCAGCTTCTCCAGTGCGGCGACCTCGGCGTCGAACTCGTTCCACAGGACGTCGGATTTGGTTTCGTAGTAACGGAAAAAGGTGCGGCGGCTGACGCCGGCGGCGGAGGCGATGTCGTCCACCGTGGTGGCGTGGAAACCGCGCTCGTGGAACAGCTGCAGGGCGATGACTTCCAGCGCGCGGGCGCTCGTGCCGGGCGGCCGGCCGCGGCGGCCCGTGGCGGGGGTGCGTTCGGTCATGCGGGTGTCGTTCCGTCCCTGGGCCTTGTTTTCTGGCACGACGTGACGTTACTCTCCCTGTATTCGACACGCTGTGCCGAAATCCGCTACGTGCCCGAGGAGTCGAGATGAGCGAGCAGATCGCCGAGTCGTCCGAGCGTACCGAGCAGGTCGCGGTGTCCCGCGAGGATGCCGTGGTGGCCGAGGACCTGCTGGTCGAGGAGGTCTCGATCGACGGGATGTGCGGTGTCTACTGATGCCGCGGCGGCCGTCCGCCCGTTCGATCTGGACGCCGCCTGGTGCCTGGACGAACGGGTGGCCGTGCGGCCGGAGCGGTTCGGCGCGCTGCTGTACCACTTCGGCACCCGCCGGCTGTCCTTCCTGAAGAGCCCCGGCCTGCTGACCGTGGTGCGGTCGCTGGCCGAGCACCCGAGCGCGCGGGCAGCCTGCGCCGGCGCCGGGATCACCGCACCGGAACTGCCGCGCTACCGCAGCGCGCTGGCCGCGCTGGCCGCGTCGCGGATGATCCGGCCGAGGAGTGCCTGATGTCGCTTGTGGACGAATTCCAGTACGGGCTCGACGCCCCCATCTGCCTGACCTGGGAACTGACCTACGCCTGCAATCTGTCCTGTGTGCACTGCCTGTCCTCCTCGGGCCGGCGGGATCCGCGGGAGCTGAGCACCGCCGAGTGCAAGGCGCTGATCGACGAGTTCGAGCGCATGCAGGTGTTCTACGTGAACATCGGCGGCGGCGAGCCCACCGTGCGGGCCGATTTCTGGGAGCTGGTCGACTACGCCACCGAGCACCACGTCGGCGTCAAGTTCTCCACCAACGGGATCAAGATCACCGACGAGGTCGCGCGGCGGCTGGCCGCCAGTGATTACGTCGACGTCCAGATCTCGCTGGACGGGGCGACCGCGGAGGTCAACGACCACGTCCGCGGCCCGGGTTCGTACGCCACCGCGATCCGTGCGATGGAACGGCTTTCCGCCGCGGGCTTCGAGAATTTCAAGATCTCCGTGGTGGTCACGCGGCAGAACGTGAGCCAGCTCGACGCGTTCAAGGCGATCGCCGACCGCTACCGCGCGCAGTTGCGGATCACCCGGCTGCGCCCGTCCGGCCGCGGCGCGGACGTGTGGGACGAGTTGCACCCGACGGCCGCGCAGCAGCGGGAGCTCTACGACTGGCTGGTGGCCAACGGGGACAACGTGCTCACCGGCGATTCGTTCTTCCACCTCGCCGGTTACGGCGACGGCGGGCTGCCGGGCCTGAATTTGTGCGGGGCCGGGCGGGTGGTGTGCCTGGTCGATCCGGTCGGCGACGTCTACGCCTGCCCGTTCGCCATTCACGACACCTTCCTCGCCGGGAATGTCCGGACTGAGGGCGGATTCACCGGCGTGTGGCGGGAATCCGAGCTGTTCGCCGAGCTGCGCAACCCGCAGGGCGGTGGCGCCTGCACTTCGTGCTCGGCCTACGACGCCTGCCGGGGCGGGTGCATGGCCGCGAAGTTCTTCACCGGTCTCCCGCT
This Amycolatopsis sulphurea DNA region includes the following protein-coding sequences:
- the mftR gene encoding mycofactocin system transcriptional regulator (MftR, the mycofactocin system transcriptional regulator, is an uncharacterized TetR family DNA-binding transcription factor. Its role is inferred by context. It occurs as part of the biosynthesis locus for mycofactocin, a partially characterized electron carrier derived from the terminal Val-Tyr dipeptide of the precursor peptide MftA, through a radical SAM enzyme-mediated process.), with amino-acid sequence MTERTPATGRRGRPPGTSARALEVIALQLFHERGFHATTVDDIASAAGVSRRTFFRYYETKSDVLWNEFDAEVAALEKLLADTSDKLPLLDAVREAVLAANHYRAEDVPELRMRMNLISTVAELGASAAVHYDAWERAVSTYVARRTGRPADSLYALAVGRSVLAVCRAAYERWSARADADLTVYLDAALRTLATGFQDTSAEPPT
- the mftA gene encoding mycofactocin precursor MftA (Mycofactocin is a small molecule electron carrier derived from the final two amino acids, Val-Tyr, of MftA, the mycofactocin precursor. It plays a role in redox homeostasis and the metabolism of alcohols and aldehydes in Actinobacteria, including Mycobacterium tuberculosis.) yields the protein MSEQIAESSERTEQVAVSREDAVVAEDLLVEEVSIDGMCGVY
- the mftB gene encoding mycofactocin biosynthesis chaperone MftB (MftB, a small protein, is a peptide chaperone that assists the radical SAM enzyme MftC in performing two modifications to the C-terminal Val-Tyr dipeptide of the mycofactocin precursor peptide, MftA. MftB's role is analogous to the role of PqqD in the biosynthesis of PQQ, a cofactor that derives entirely from a Tyr and a Glu in the precursor PqqA.), which gives rise to MSTDAAAAVRPFDLDAAWCLDERVAVRPERFGALLYHFGTRRLSFLKSPGLLTVVRSLAEHPSARAACAGAGITAPELPRYRSALAALAASRMIRPRSA
- the mftC gene encoding mycofactocin radical SAM maturase (MftC is a radical SAM/SPASM enzyme that catalyzes the first two steps in biosynthesis of the electron carrier mycofactocin from the terminal Val-Tyr dipeptide of the precursor peptide MftA.), with amino-acid sequence MSLVDEFQYGLDAPICLTWELTYACNLSCVHCLSSSGRRDPRELSTAECKALIDEFERMQVFYVNIGGGEPTVRADFWELVDYATEHHVGVKFSTNGIKITDEVARRLAASDYVDVQISLDGATAEVNDHVRGPGSYATAIRAMERLSAAGFENFKISVVVTRQNVSQLDAFKAIADRYRAQLRITRLRPSGRGADVWDELHPTAAQQRELYDWLVANGDNVLTGDSFFHLAGYGDGGLPGLNLCGAGRVVCLVDPVGDVYACPFAIHDTFLAGNVRTEGGFTGVWRESELFAELRNPQGGGACTSCSAYDACRGGCMAAKFFTGLPLDGPDPECVRGHGELALAGVAAGSAPKPSLDHSHRKRAPVPVTIGMRRPPDRACDENPLAGFTPPGR